The nucleotide sequence TTGCAACAGTACAAGGTAATTCACCACAATTTGCCATAGCAAACATAAATTCTTTTTCTCTAGGTGTACATTTATCAAATCTAACCTTAAAGAAACTTTTGTCTAATTCTTTGAAAAAGATAGATTTCATTTCATTTACAATATTCAAGTCAATATCTTTATATTTTTTGCTTATAAGATAGCAAAACTGTTGTATAAAATAAGGATATCCTTCTGTTATTTGATATATTTCTTTTAATGCTTCTTCTGTATATGTAATATCAAAAGGTTTTCCTGGATTAACAATCGCATTTTTAGCATCTTTGTATTCTAAAGATGATATTTCTATAAATGCAAACATTCTTTCTGCATATGTTTTAGATTCTGTCATATTAACTAATATTTTAGGTAGTCCTGCCGCTATAATAGTAATAGGCAATCTTTCTTGATTTATTCTATGTTGAGCTGTTATTAATGCTTCCAATTCATTTTGTTTTGCATATTGAATTTCGTCTATAAAATATATAATAGTATTTTTACTTTCTTTTGCTAATCTTCCTAAATTTAATAATAGCTCTACAAGATTGCTTTGAAGCATCATTTCACTTAATTTTTTATTCATTTCAACACTTATAGAGTTTTCTCCTGTTGTATAAGTTAAGGTAAAACTTTGCAAACTATTTTTAGCCACTTCAAATATATTCTTAATTTTTTCAACTTTGCTAATCTTAGTTAAGGTTTGATTTGCTGATAAAATAATATCGTTTATAAGAGAGACTTTTTCTTGGATTTCAAAATGAAATGCTAATACTCCTTCTTTAATTGCATATTCTTTTAGAGCAGTAAGTAATACAGTTTTTCCTACTCCTCTCAATCCATAATATATTATTGGTTGTCTTGGATAACCATTCATTAAAGAATAGATACTGTCTTTTCCATCTTGAATAATATCATCTCTTCCTGCAAGATATCCAGGCATAACACCTGCACCAGGAGTATATGGATTTATTATTTTTTGCATATTTACACCTCTCTTTCTTTACTAGGTATATTATATCATAAATATAAAGTTATAGTAAATATCTTGAATTGGTTTTATATTTTTAAAGTCAATATAAAGATTTTGTAATGAATAATTTTTTATCTATATAGAAAAATAACATAAAAAATAGTTCTAAAATTTTAAAATTATTTTTATATTGAAATAATAATTTTTTTAAATATTTGAATAAAAAAAAACCACACAAAATAATTTGTGTGGTCTGTAAAACGTGATTTTTGACTAACGTTTTGAGAATTGAGGGCTTCTTCTTGCTTTTCTTCTTCCGAATTTCTTTCTTTCAACCATTCTTGAGTCTCTAGTTAAGAATCCAGCTTCTTTTAAAGCTCCTCTTAAAGTTTCGTCAGCAAGTATTAAAGCTCTTGCAACACCGTGTCTGATAGCTCCAGCTTGTCCAGAGTTTCCTCCACCGTATACGTTAACGATTACTTGGTATTTGTCTAAAGTTTCAGTTAAAACTAAAGGTTGTTCAACTATTTTAGAAAGGATTTCTCTTCCTCCAAAATATTCTTGCATTGCTTTTCCGTTTATAACGATTCCTTTTTCTCCAGGAATTAATCTTACTCTTGCTACAGAAGTTTTTCTTCTTCCAGTTCCTCTAAATTGATTCATTTCTGCCACTGTTAATACCCCCTTACATTTCTACCTTTGTAGGTTTTTGAGCAACGTGTCCGTGTTCAGCACCAACAAATAATCTTAATCTTGTTAATTGTTCTCTTCCTAATCTATTTTTTGGAAGCATTCTTTTTACAGCTAGCATTAAAGCATCTTCTGGTTTTCTTGTGATAACTTCTTCAAATGTTCTTTTGCTAATTCCTCCTGGGAATCCAGAGTGTCTATAGTATAGTTTGTCTTTCATTTTATTTCCAGTAACTACTAATTTTTCTATGTTAGTTACTACAACATAATCTCCACCATCTACGTGAGGAGTGAAAGAAACTTTTTCTTTTCCCATTAATTTTTTAGCTATTTCTACTGCTAATCTTCCTAAAACTACTCCTTCTGCGTCGTAGTGATACCAATCTCTAACTACATCTTCAGTTCTTTGCATTACAGTGTATTTTTTCACTTTTTTCCTCCTAAAAAATTCAGTTATATAATATATATAACGCAACGGTCCTTTGTGGGAAAGGTTAAATTACCTTATGATTATACACGAATTGTAAAAAAAAGTCAACCCTTTTTAATCAAAGAAAGTTCTATTTTTTGAAAAAAATTTTATAATTAAACATTTGTTCAAGTTATAGACTGAGAAATAAAAAATTAGCTGTTGTAAAACGCAACAGCTAACGAAAAATTTAATTATAGATTATTTAAAAAATTTAGAACCTGCTAAAAATTCAGGAATTTTTATTTCTTTTTCATCTAATTTTATTTTTATAGTTTCTCTGATTAACTCATTTAACATTTGGTCAATCTCAACAAGTCTTCTTTTTGATTCTTCTCTTTCTACATAAAGAGCATCTTCTTCATTTTTTCTTCTTGTAACATCAGCGTGTTCTTTTCTTTCCATAAGAACTTCGATTATACTATCAGTTAATTTTGAGAAGATAGAATATTCGTCCATATAAATATTAGAATAATTTTTTATCTCTAGCCATTGACCTTCAACAGAAGAAACTTTATTTTTTACAGCGTCAAAACTTCTTGAGAAAGCATATTTATCCTCAGTTAATATTTTTATTTTTTTGTCATAATTTTTTTCTAAAGAAAGCTCAACAGAGATTGATGCTAGACTTCTAAGTGACATATGTGCAACATTAGATACAGGGATTCCTGCAGTTTTAAGGTAGTCTTGTTTTTCTCCTTTTAAGTTGTTTTCTATTAAAGTTTCACTAGACTCTACAAGGGAAAGAAGAGAGTTTCTATATTTTTCAAGCTTATCTTTAAGTTCAAGAGTTTTTTCTCTTAACTCCTCTTCTTCTTTTTTTTGTAATTCTTCAATTTCAATAGTTAATTTTTTTATTGAAGTTTCATAAGAAGCTAATTTTAATCTTTGTTTTATTTGAGAGATTTTATCCATATTTTCGTCAGAGATAGATGGAGCATTGTTAAGCTCAGTTTCGATTCTTTGAAGTTCTTCTTTTTTTATTCCAAATTCAGCAGAGTATTTAGAAGCTAATTTTTGATTTTCAGCTTGAACATAAAGAGCTATTTTGTTAATAACATTTTCAACTATATCATCAATAGAGTTAAAAGCTATTTGAGAAGCACTGATAAATATATTGTCTTCATTTATTACTTGCTCAGTTTCTGGATTAATAATATTTCCATTGTTAAAAATAAACATATTTCCTCCTAAATTATAATATTTATATGAAATTTTTTTATCGAATTTAACATATAAATTGTATCATAAAAAGATTAATGAGTAAAGAGAAAGAATTAAACTAAATTTGTGATTTTATAAATAAAATATAACAAAGATTTTTAAATTAACATTTTTCAATTTTTTTTGTATAATTATGGTGTATAAAAAATATAGGCAGGAGAAAAGATGAATTTTAATTTAATAAATAACAATTCAAAATTGATGTTAGAAACTATAAAAAGGTGTTTGTTAGAATGTGAGGAGTTTTTATTTGTAGTTTCTTTTATAAGATTTTCTGGAGTTCAAATCTTAGTAGATGTCTTAAAAAAATTAGAAGAGAGAGGAATAAAAGGTAAAATTTTAACCTCTAATTATATGAATGTCACTGAGAAAAAAGCTTTAGAAAAAATATTGGAGTTTAAAAATATAGAACTTAAATATTTTGATGGAGAAACTCAAGGATTTCACCCTAAAACTTATATTTTTAAAAATAAAGATAATACAAAAATAATTTTAGGCTCTTCAAATATATCTTTCGGAGGTTTAAAAAGCAGTATAGAGTGGAATAATGAGATTACCTTTGATAAAGATGATGAAAGTTTGAAAGAGGTTTTAAATGAATATGATTATTTGTGGGAAAAATCTTTTGAATATGACCCGAATAAATTTTTTGATAATATAAATTCAAAAAAATATTTTTATAGAAATCAAGATGAGATTAAACCAAACTATATGCAAAGTCTAGCTCTTGAAAATCTTCAAAAAATAAGAGAGAATGGGGGAGATAAATCCCTTGGAATTTCTGCCACAGGAACTGGAAAAACATATCTTGCTTGTTTTGATATAAAGAATTTTAGAGCAAAGAAAGTTTTATTCGTGGCTCATAGAGAGGAGATTTTAAATTCTGCTCAAAGAAGTTTTGAGAAAATTTTTAAAAATAAAACTTTTGGAAAATTTACTGGAACTAAAAAAGAACTAGACAGAGATTTTATATTTTCAAGTATCCAAACTCTTCATAAAAATTTGGAGAATTTTTCGAGAGAATATTTTGATTATATAGTTATTGATGAGGCACATCACATTGGAAGTGAAACTTATAATAAAGTTATAGAATATTTTAAACCAAAATTTCTTTTAGGGCTTACAGCCACTCCAGAAAGATGTGATGGATATAATATATATGAAGTTTTTGGTGGAAATATCTCAATGGAGATAAGACTTCGTGAGGCTTTGGATAATAATTTGGTATCCCCTTTTCATTATTTTGGGATAACAGATATAAAAGAGGTAGATTTGTCTGATGTTGACCTAAATAAAATAGATGAAGTTGCAAAAAAACTAATGATAAATAAAAGAACTGATTTTATTTTGGAGAAAATAAAACTTTATGGATTTTCAGGTAAAAAAATGAAAGCTTTGGGATTTTGTGCAAATAGAAATCACGCTAAATTTATGGCTGATGAATTTACAAAAAGGGGAATAAAAAGTGAAGTTTTAACAGGGGAAGACACTCCAGAAAAAAGAAAAAAAATAATAGAAAGTTTAGAGAATGAAAGTGATGAATTAAAAGTAATTTTTACTGTGGATATTTTTAATGAGGGAGTAGATATTCCAAGTATAAATATGGTGCTGATGCTTAGACCTACAAATTCTCCAGTGGTTTTTATCCAGCAACTTGGAAGAGGACTTCGTAAAACAGCTGAAAAAGAGTTTGTTACAGTTTTGGATTTTATAGGAAATCACAAAAAAATATTTTTGGTGGCACTGGCTCTTACAGGAAACGCAACCTATGATAAAGACCATATAAAACAACAGATAAAATCAGATTTTTCCAATCTTTCAAAATCAGTTTATATAAATATGGATGAGATTTTAAAAGAGAGAATTTTGGAACAGATAGAAAATGAAAACTTTAATACTTTGAAATATCTAAAAGAGGAGTATAATAATTTTAAAAGTCTTTTAAAAAGAGTTCCAACATATATGGACTATATTAATTTTGAGGGAGCTCCAAATATTTATAAATTTATTTTAAAATATAAAAGTTATTATGGATTTTTAAAAGCTATTGGAGAAAATGAGATTTCTTTTACAGATGAAGAAGTAAAAGTTTTGGAAGAGGTAGAAAGTTATCTGCCTCTTAAGAGAATCCACGAGATTTTAATTTTAAAACTTATCTTAGAAAAAAATAAAATAAACTTAATGGATTTAGAAAAAGAGATACAAAAATATCAAGAAAGTTTTGATAAAAAAACTTTGGAGCACTCTTTTAGAAATGTATCTTGGGAATTTTTAGACGCTAGTGATAAAAGACGTAGGACAAAACTTATAGAAAGTAGTGATTTTATTTTGGAAAAAACAAAAGTTTTTGAAAAAGCCCTAGAAAATAATAAAATAAAATCATATTTAGAAGAAGTGATAATGTTTGGAATAAGAGAGTATATAAATAAATTTGGGAATAAAAATTATGGAGTACCATTTTTAAAACTTTATGAGGCTTATTCAATGAGAGAGGTGGCTCTTTTAAGTAATTATGGAAAACTTCATAGCTCTTATAGAAATGGAGTAAATCCAAGTGAGGATAAAAAATCTTTTTATCTTTTTATAAATCTTGAAAAAGATGATGAGAAAAAATTTAAGTTTAATAATATTATTTTTGATAAAAAACATTTCACTTGGTTTACAAAATCTAGTACAAGCCAAGATTCAGAGGTTGGACAAAACTTTATAAAAAATAGAGAAAGAGGTGTGAAACTTCATTTCTTTATTAGAAAATTTAATAAAATTGATGGAATTACTCAATCTTTTGTTTATGTTGGTCAGGGAGATGTGGTAGAATATACAGGTGAGAAACCTATAAAATGTAAAATAAAATTAGAAAATAAACTTCCCGATAATATTTATGAGGAGTTTACAAAATAAGGAGAAAGTATGAAAATAAAAG is from Fusobacterium perfoetens and encodes:
- a CDS encoding DUF3427 domain-containing protein — encoded protein: MNFNLINNNSKLMLETIKRCLLECEEFLFVVSFIRFSGVQILVDVLKKLEERGIKGKILTSNYMNVTEKKALEKILEFKNIELKYFDGETQGFHPKTYIFKNKDNTKIILGSSNISFGGLKSSIEWNNEITFDKDDESLKEVLNEYDYLWEKSFEYDPNKFFDNINSKKYFYRNQDEIKPNYMQSLALENLQKIRENGGDKSLGISATGTGKTYLACFDIKNFRAKKVLFVAHREEILNSAQRSFEKIFKNKTFGKFTGTKKELDRDFIFSSIQTLHKNLENFSREYFDYIVIDEAHHIGSETYNKVIEYFKPKFLLGLTATPERCDGYNIYEVFGGNISMEIRLREALDNNLVSPFHYFGITDIKEVDLSDVDLNKIDEVAKKLMINKRTDFILEKIKLYGFSGKKMKALGFCANRNHAKFMADEFTKRGIKSEVLTGEDTPEKRKKIIESLENESDELKVIFTVDIFNEGVDIPSINMVLMLRPTNSPVVFIQQLGRGLRKTAEKEFVTVLDFIGNHKKIFLVALALTGNATYDKDHIKQQIKSDFSNLSKSVYINMDEILKERILEQIENENFNTLKYLKEEYNNFKSLLKRVPTYMDYINFEGAPNIYKFILKYKSYYGFLKAIGENEISFTDEEVKVLEEVESYLPLKRIHEILILKLILEKNKINLMDLEKEIQKYQESFDKKTLEHSFRNVSWEFLDASDKRRRTKLIESSDFILEKTKVFEKALENNKIKSYLEEVIMFGIREYINKFGNKNYGVPFLKLYEAYSMREVALLSNYGKLHSSYRNGVNPSEDKKSFYLFINLEKDDEKKFKFNNIIFDKKHFTWFTKSSTSQDSEVGQNFIKNRERGVKLHFFIRKFNKIDGITQSFVYVGQGDVVEYTGEKPIKCKIKLENKLPDNIYEEFTK
- the rplM gene encoding 50S ribosomal protein L13, yielding MKKYTVMQRTEDVVRDWYHYDAEGVVLGRLAVEIAKKLMGKEKVSFTPHVDGGDYVVVTNIEKLVVTGNKMKDKLYYRHSGFPGGISKRTFEEVITRKPEDALMLAVKRMLPKNRLGREQLTRLRLFVGAEHGHVAQKPTKVEM
- a CDS encoding AAA family ATPase, which translates into the protein MQKIINPYTPGAGVMPGYLAGRDDIIQDGKDSIYSLMNGYPRQPIIYYGLRGVGKTVLLTALKEYAIKEGVLAFHFEIQEKVSLINDIILSANQTLTKISKVEKIKNIFEVAKNSLQSFTLTYTTGENSISVEMNKKLSEMMLQSNLVELLLNLGRLAKESKNTIIYFIDEIQYAKQNELEALITAQHRINQERLPITIIAAGLPKILVNMTESKTYAERMFAFIEISSLEYKDAKNAIVNPGKPFDITYTEEALKEIYQITEGYPYFIQQFCYLISKKYKDIDLNIVNEMKSIFFKELDKSFFKVRFDKCTPREKEFMFAMANCGELPCTVASVAHILNKDLKSISPIRARLINKGLIYATRYGEIDFTVPKFDEFLKRMKLV
- the rpsI gene encoding 30S ribosomal protein S9; this translates as MNQFRGTGRRKTSVARVRLIPGEKGIVINGKAMQEYFGGREILSKIVEQPLVLTETLDKYQVIVNVYGGGNSGQAGAIRHGVARALILADETLRGALKEAGFLTRDSRMVERKKFGRRKARRSPQFSKR